A genomic region of Nymphaea colorata isolate Beijing-Zhang1983 chromosome 2, ASM883128v2, whole genome shotgun sequence contains the following coding sequences:
- the LOC116248951 gene encoding uncharacterized protein LOC116248951 isoform X1, whose product MLPSTAVAGTSSPTPFLNGMGRTNSRGEFEMELRNGSSGADATLNGIKSRLFRSLSGGCNSSCGQRSWRRSSFGIPRGINNHVDGDDEVKVELSHRSSDANVKLDGENTHPLHSFSRCTSNRKASSRRSSSSMPETNYQLDVDTLGSNEHRIIVDGSLFHDGNPRFGSISLRMDGDKSRRDTGKVAPDDVLMLTSGFCFQEGIQSSMQSPDSPINSDIVAIPTFSCNNDDKTFKPQTMVMQPSSSKVPKYILLTYLAVFGILGVLLRYRLQELFGPDIVKLTDVKSVLYTDLPANILGSFLMGWFGYVFKANIADVSEPLAVGLSTGLLGSLTTFSGWIQKMVNLATEGQWILCISGIILSVAATIGAFIIGICSAEPTGWILKRITGPVLTKRKRLHIALYWIIVIALCVVLLCLKFKPNERSKVLLACLFGPPGVWLRWFLGKRLNDKTFKSKQYIMWLPYGTLAANVGAVGIMAAVSTLDFVVKTKLLDTLLKAIQLGFLGCLSTVSTFVLEIFSLFEGSDLVDHQCDHSGDHQWRAIAYALLSVCLSFVLEILLYSIPVWTKGYAN is encoded by the exons GTTTCTCAATGGAATGGGAAGAACAAACTCTCGTGGTGAATTTGAAATGGAGCTTAGAAATGGGTCTTCAGGAGCTGATGCAACACTGAATGGCATAAAATCTCGACTCTTTCGTTCTTTGAGTGGTGGATGTAATAGTTCCTGTGGTCAGAGGAGCTGGAGAAGAAGCTCATTTGGCATTCCTCGTGGCATAAACAATCACGTTGATGGAGATGATGAGGTCAAGGTAGAGCTATCACACAGATCTTCAGATGCTAACGTGAAGCTGGATGGAGAAAACACTCATCCATTGCACTCCTTTAGTAGGTGTACTTCAAACCGCAAAGCAAGCAGTAGAAGAAGCTCTAGCAGTATGCCTGAAACCAACTACCAGCTTGATGTAGATACCCTGGGTTCTAATGAGCACCGCATTATCGTTGATGGTTCACTATTCCATGATGGGAACCCAAGATTTGGTTCTATTTCATTGAGAATGGATGGTGATAAGTCGCGTAGGGATACAGGGAAGGTTGCACCTGATGATGTGCTTATGTTAACTAGTGGATTTTGCTTCCAAGAAGGTATACAGTCAAGCATGCAATCGCCTGATTCACCAATAAATTCAGATATCGTGGCTATTCCTACTTTTTCTTGCAACAATGATGATAAAACTTTCAAGCCACAGACGATG GTTATGCAGCCATCCAGTTCAAAGGTGCCCAAGTATATACTACTCACTTACCTTGCTGTTTTTGGAATCTTGGGG gTTTTACTAAGATACCGTTTGCAAGAACTCTTTGGGCCTGATATTGTGAAACTTACAGATGTCAAGTCTGTACTCTACACAGACCTTCCAGCAAATATACTTGGATCCTTTCTGATGGGTTGGTTTGGCTATGTGTTCAAGGCAAACATAGCTGACGTTTCAGAACCATTAGCTGTTGGACTGAGTACTGGTCTTTTGGGAAGCCTTACAACATTCAGTGGGTGGATCCAGAAGATGGTCAACCTAGCAACTGAAGGACAATGGATTTTGTGCATTTCTGGTATTATCTTAA GCGTAGCAGCTACAATTGGGGCCTTCATAATTGGGATATGTTCAGCTGAGCCAACAGGGTGGATCTTGAAAAGGATAACAGGACCAGTTCTTACCAAGAGAAAAAGACTTCATATAGCTCTTTATTGGATTATTGTAATAGCACTATGTGTTGTCCTACTTTGTTTGAAATTCAAGCCAAACGAGAGGTCCAAGGTATTGTTAGCATGCTTGTTTGGACCACCAGGTGTCTGGTTACGTTGGTTTCTGGGTAAAAGGCTGAATGACAAAACCTTCAAATCAAAGCAGTACATAATGTGGTTACCGTATGGCACTCTAGCTGCCAATGTAGGTGCAGTGGGAATCATGGCTGCTGTATCTACATTAGATTTTGTG GTGAAGACAAAGCTTTTGGATACACTACTGAAGGCAATACAGCTTGGTTTCTTGGGATGTTTGAGCACTGTGTCAACTTTTGTTCTAGAGATATTCAGTTTATTTGAAGGTAGTGATCTGGTGGATCATCAATGTGATCATTCTGGTGATCATCAATGGAGGGCCATCGCTTATGCTTTGTTGAGTGTTTGCTTATCCTTTGTTTTGGAGATTTTGTTGTACTCCATACCCGTATGGACCAAAGGATATGCCAACTAG
- the LOC116248951 gene encoding uncharacterized protein LOC116248951 isoform X2, with protein sequence MGRTNSRGEFEMELRNGSSGADATLNGIKSRLFRSLSGGCNSSCGQRSWRRSSFGIPRGINNHVDGDDEVKVELSHRSSDANVKLDGENTHPLHSFSRCTSNRKASSRRSSSSMPETNYQLDVDTLGSNEHRIIVDGSLFHDGNPRFGSISLRMDGDKSRRDTGKVAPDDVLMLTSGFCFQEGIQSSMQSPDSPINSDIVAIPTFSCNNDDKTFKPQTMVMQPSSSKVPKYILLTYLAVFGILGVLLRYRLQELFGPDIVKLTDVKSVLYTDLPANILGSFLMGWFGYVFKANIADVSEPLAVGLSTGLLGSLTTFSGWIQKMVNLATEGQWILCISGIILSVAATIGAFIIGICSAEPTGWILKRITGPVLTKRKRLHIALYWIIVIALCVVLLCLKFKPNERSKVLLACLFGPPGVWLRWFLGKRLNDKTFKSKQYIMWLPYGTLAANVGAVGIMAAVSTLDFVVKTKLLDTLLKAIQLGFLGCLSTVSTFVLEIFSLFEGSDLVDHQCDHSGDHQWRAIAYALLSVCLSFVLEILLYSIPVWTKGYAN encoded by the exons ATGGGAAGAACAAACTCTCGTGGTGAATTTGAAATGGAGCTTAGAAATGGGTCTTCAGGAGCTGATGCAACACTGAATGGCATAAAATCTCGACTCTTTCGTTCTTTGAGTGGTGGATGTAATAGTTCCTGTGGTCAGAGGAGCTGGAGAAGAAGCTCATTTGGCATTCCTCGTGGCATAAACAATCACGTTGATGGAGATGATGAGGTCAAGGTAGAGCTATCACACAGATCTTCAGATGCTAACGTGAAGCTGGATGGAGAAAACACTCATCCATTGCACTCCTTTAGTAGGTGTACTTCAAACCGCAAAGCAAGCAGTAGAAGAAGCTCTAGCAGTATGCCTGAAACCAACTACCAGCTTGATGTAGATACCCTGGGTTCTAATGAGCACCGCATTATCGTTGATGGTTCACTATTCCATGATGGGAACCCAAGATTTGGTTCTATTTCATTGAGAATGGATGGTGATAAGTCGCGTAGGGATACAGGGAAGGTTGCACCTGATGATGTGCTTATGTTAACTAGTGGATTTTGCTTCCAAGAAGGTATACAGTCAAGCATGCAATCGCCTGATTCACCAATAAATTCAGATATCGTGGCTATTCCTACTTTTTCTTGCAACAATGATGATAAAACTTTCAAGCCACAGACGATG GTTATGCAGCCATCCAGTTCAAAGGTGCCCAAGTATATACTACTCACTTACCTTGCTGTTTTTGGAATCTTGGGG gTTTTACTAAGATACCGTTTGCAAGAACTCTTTGGGCCTGATATTGTGAAACTTACAGATGTCAAGTCTGTACTCTACACAGACCTTCCAGCAAATATACTTGGATCCTTTCTGATGGGTTGGTTTGGCTATGTGTTCAAGGCAAACATAGCTGACGTTTCAGAACCATTAGCTGTTGGACTGAGTACTGGTCTTTTGGGAAGCCTTACAACATTCAGTGGGTGGATCCAGAAGATGGTCAACCTAGCAACTGAAGGACAATGGATTTTGTGCATTTCTGGTATTATCTTAA GCGTAGCAGCTACAATTGGGGCCTTCATAATTGGGATATGTTCAGCTGAGCCAACAGGGTGGATCTTGAAAAGGATAACAGGACCAGTTCTTACCAAGAGAAAAAGACTTCATATAGCTCTTTATTGGATTATTGTAATAGCACTATGTGTTGTCCTACTTTGTTTGAAATTCAAGCCAAACGAGAGGTCCAAGGTATTGTTAGCATGCTTGTTTGGACCACCAGGTGTCTGGTTACGTTGGTTTCTGGGTAAAAGGCTGAATGACAAAACCTTCAAATCAAAGCAGTACATAATGTGGTTACCGTATGGCACTCTAGCTGCCAATGTAGGTGCAGTGGGAATCATGGCTGCTGTATCTACATTAGATTTTGTG GTGAAGACAAAGCTTTTGGATACACTACTGAAGGCAATACAGCTTGGTTTCTTGGGATGTTTGAGCACTGTGTCAACTTTTGTTCTAGAGATATTCAGTTTATTTGAAGGTAGTGATCTGGTGGATCATCAATGTGATCATTCTGGTGATCATCAATGGAGGGCCATCGCTTATGCTTTGTTGAGTGTTTGCTTATCCTTTGTTTTGGAGATTTTGTTGTACTCCATACCCGTATGGACCAAAGGATATGCCAACTAG
- the LOC116248474 gene encoding uncharacterized protein LOC116248474 — MGDSLKQRLTKPIQLADQVTKAADESQTFRQECAEIKSKTERLADLLRQAARASSDLYERPTRRIIDDTEQVLEKALALVVKCRATGVVRRVFTIIPTAAFKKTASQLENSIGDVSWLLRVSAVGDDRGEYLGLPPIAANEPILGLIWEQIATLHTGSLEDKADSAASLVSLARDNDRYGKLIIEEGGIPPLLRLVKEGHVEGQENAARAIGFLGRDPESVEQMIRAGVCSAFAKVLKEGPMKVQAIVAWAVSELASNHPKCQDDFAQSNTIRLLVSHLAFETVQEHSKYVIPGHNRPPTAPGTTATATAPANSNTNTMTMHSVVKSSMANKNHQLTHPNPSQMQSVVNSTMKNHHHQQQQQQQQQQQQHADNGHNKHHGNATKMSLAGTSIKGREYEDPETKANMKAMAALALWKLARGNVQICRSITESRALLCFAVLLEKGPEEVQYNSAMALMEIAAVAEQDAELRRSAFKPNSPAAKAVVDQMLRVVVTEAADTRLLASCIKAIGCLARTFPARETRLIPPLVRLLDEREGVVMREAAIALTKFAGKENYLHVDHSKAIVEAGGVKHLVQLVYFGEQIVQIPALVLLCCIAFSVPDSPALANAEALTVLEWASKQGNMVQDPKVEELLPDAKGRLEVYQSRGHRGGFH, encoded by the coding sequence ATGGGAGACTCGCTGAAGCAGCGGCTGACCAAGCCGATACAGCTGGCGGACCAGGTGACGAAGGCGGCGGACGAGTCGCAGACGTTCCGGCAGGAGTGCGCGGAGATCAAGTCGAAGACGGAGAGGCTGGCGGACCTGCTGCGGCAGGCGGCGAGGGCGTCGTCGGATCTGTACGAGCGGCCGACGCGGCGGATCATCGACGACACGGAGCAGGTGCTGGAGAAGGCGCTGGCGCTGGTGGTGAAGTGCAGGGCGACGGGGGTGGTGAGGCGGGTGTTCACCATCATCCCCACGGCGGCCTTCAAGAAGACGGCGTCGCAGCTCGAGAACTCGATCGGCGACGTCTCCTGGCTGCTGCGAGTCTCGGCCGTCGGCGACGACCGAGGGGAGTACCTGGGTCTCCCACCCATTGCGGCCAACGAGCCCATCCTCGGCCTCATCTGGGAGCAGATCGCCACCCTCCATACGGGCTCCCTCGAGGACAAGGCCGACTCCGCGGCCTCGCTCGTCTCCCTCGCCCGCGACAACGACCGATACGGGAAGCTCATCATCGAGGAAGGCGGAATCCCGCCCCTCCTCCGCCTCGTCAAGGAGGGTCACGTCGAGGGCCAGGAGAACGCCGCTCGGGCAATCGGCTTCCTCGGCCGTGACCCCGAGAGCGTCGAACAGATGATCAGGGCTGGCGTCTGCTCCGCCTTCGCCAAGGTGCTCAAGGAAGGGCCGATGAAGGTTCAGGCCATCGTCGCCTGGGCCGTCTCCGAGCTCGCATCCAACCACCCCAAGTGCCAGGACGACTTCGCACAGAGCAACACCATTCGTCTCCTCGTAAGCCACCTCGCCTTCGAGACCGTCCAGGAGCACAGCAAATACGTCATACCAGGCCACAATAGGCCGCCGACTGCTCCCGGAACGACCGCGACGGCGACGGCGCCGGCCAACTCCAATACCAACACCATGACTATGCACTCTGTCGTCAAATCCAGCATGGCCAATAAGAACCACCAATTGACTCACCCCAATCCTAGCCAGATGCAGTCCGTCGTCAACTCCACCATGAAGAACCACCAccatcaacaacaacaacagcagcagcagcaacaacaacaacatgcCGATAATGGCCACAATAAGCACCACGGAAACGCCACCAAGATGTCTCTCGCCGGTACGAGCATCAAGGGGAGGGAATACGAGGACCCCGAGACGAAGGCGAACATGAAGGCGATGGCGGCGCTGGCGCTGTGGAAGCTCGCGAGGGGTAATGTCCAGATCTGCCGCAGCATCACGGAATCGAGAGCGCTACTCTGCTTCGCGGTTCTGCTGGAGAAGGGCCCCGAGGAGGTGCAGTACAACTCGGCCATGGCGCTCATGGAGATCGCCGCGGTGGCTGAGCAGGATGCCGAGCTGCGGCGCTCGGCGTTCAAGCCGAACTCGCCAGCTGCAAAGGCGGTCGTGGACCAGATGCTGAGGGTGGTGGTGACAGAGGCCGCGGACACGCGACTGCTGGCTTCCTGCATCAAGGCGATCGGGTGCCTCGCGAGGACGTTCCCCGCAAGGGAGACCCGCCTGATCCCACCCCTTGTCCGGCTTCTAGACGAGAGGGAAGGGGTGGTCATGAGGGAGGCGGCCATTGCTCTCACCAAGTTCGCCGGAAAGGAGAATTACCTCCATGTTGACCACTCGAAGGCCATAGTTGAGGCGGGCGGGGTGAAGCATTTGGTCCAGTTAGTGTACTTCGGCGAGCAGATCGTTCAAATCCCCGCGCTGGTGCTTCTCTGTTGCATCGCCTTCAGCGTGCCGGACAGCCCCGCACTGGCCAACGCCGAGGCGCTCACCGTGCTCGAATGGGCGTCGAAGCAGGGGAATATGGTTCAGGACCCTAAAGTGGAGGAATTGCTGCCGGATGCCAAAGGTAGATTGGAAGTATACCAATCTAGAGGTCACAGAGGAGGATTCCActga